The following proteins come from a genomic window of Coregonus clupeaformis isolate EN_2021a chromosome 2, ASM2061545v1, whole genome shotgun sequence:
- the LOC121532264 gene encoding four and a half LIM domains protein 1 isoform X2, which produces MTERFDCYYCRDNLHGKKYVKKEEKHVCTKCFDKLCANTCAECRRPIGADAKELNHKNRHWHEDCFRCAKCYKPLANEPFSARDDGKIMCGKCGSCEDGNRCQACYKVVMPGTQNVEYKKKVWHEECFTCFECKQPIRSQSFLNKGDDIYCGPCHEKKFAKKCFHCKQPITSGGISYQDQPWHSECFVCRTCRKSLAGTRFTSHEEHVYCVDCYKTSVAKQCNGCKNPITGFGHGTNVVNYEGHSWHEYCFNCKKCSLSLANKRFVINGENIYCPDCAKKL; this is translated from the exons ATGACTGAACGCTTCGACTGTTACTATTGCCGTGACAACCTGCATGGGAAGAAGTATGTTAAGAAGGAAGAGAAGCACGTGTGTACAAAGTGCTTCGACAAGCTCTGTGCCAATACCTGCGCAGAATGCCGTCGCCCCATTGGGGCTGATGCCAAG GAGCTGAACCATAAGAACCGCCACTGGCATGAGGACTGTTTCCGCTGTGCCAAGTGCTACAAGCCCCTGGCCAACGAGCCCTTCAGCGCCAGGGACGACGGCAAGATCATGTGTGGCAAGTGTGGCTCCTGCGAGGATGGCAACCGGTGCCAGGCCTGCTACAAGGTGGTCATGCCAG GCACCCAGAACGTGGAGTATAAGAAGAAGGTGTGGCATGAGGAGTGCTTCACCTGCTTCGAGTGCAAGCAGCCAATCCGCTCGCAGAGCTTCCTGAACAAGGGCGATGACATCTACTGCGGCCCGTGCCATGAGAAGAAGTTTGCCAAGAAATGCTTCCACTGCAAGCAG CCCATCACTTCAGGTGGTATAAGCTACCAGGACCAGCCATGGCACTCTGAGTGCTTTGTGTGTCGTACCTGCCGTAAGAGCCTGGCCGGAACCCGCTTCACCTCCCATGAGGAGCACGTCTACTGTGTGGACTGCTACAAGACCTCCGTGGCCAAGCAGTGCAACGGCTGTAAGAACCCCATCACAG GGTTTGGCCATGGGACCAACGTGGTGAACTATGAGGGCCACTCCTGGCATGAATACTGCTTCAACTGCAAGAAATGCTCCCTTTCCCTGGCCAACAAGCGCTTTGTCATCAACGGAGAGAACATCTACTGCCCTGATTGTGCTAAGAAGCTGTGA
- the LOC121532264 gene encoding four and a half LIM domains protein 1 isoform X1, with product MAYRLSGPRSYSTSTMTERFDCYYCRDNLHGKKYVKKEEKHVCTKCFDKLCANTCAECRRPIGADAKELNHKNRHWHEDCFRCAKCYKPLANEPFSARDDGKIMCGKCGSCEDGNRCQACYKVVMPGTQNVEYKKKVWHEECFTCFECKQPIRSQSFLNKGDDIYCGPCHEKKFAKKCFHCKQPITSGGISYQDQPWHSECFVCRTCRKSLAGTRFTSHEEHVYCVDCYKTSVAKQCNGCKNPITGFGHGTNVVNYEGHSWHEYCFNCKKCSLSLANKRFVINGENIYCPDCAKKL from the exons ATGGCTTACAGACTTTCAG GGCCGAGGAGCTATTCTACTTCCACAATGACTGAACGCTTCGACTGTTACTATTGCCGTGACAACCTGCATGGGAAGAAGTATGTTAAGAAGGAAGAGAAGCACGTGTGTACAAAGTGCTTCGACAAGCTCTGTGCCAATACCTGCGCAGAATGCCGTCGCCCCATTGGGGCTGATGCCAAG GAGCTGAACCATAAGAACCGCCACTGGCATGAGGACTGTTTCCGCTGTGCCAAGTGCTACAAGCCCCTGGCCAACGAGCCCTTCAGCGCCAGGGACGACGGCAAGATCATGTGTGGCAAGTGTGGCTCCTGCGAGGATGGCAACCGGTGCCAGGCCTGCTACAAGGTGGTCATGCCAG GCACCCAGAACGTGGAGTATAAGAAGAAGGTGTGGCATGAGGAGTGCTTCACCTGCTTCGAGTGCAAGCAGCCAATCCGCTCGCAGAGCTTCCTGAACAAGGGCGATGACATCTACTGCGGCCCGTGCCATGAGAAGAAGTTTGCCAAGAAATGCTTCCACTGCAAGCAG CCCATCACTTCAGGTGGTATAAGCTACCAGGACCAGCCATGGCACTCTGAGTGCTTTGTGTGTCGTACCTGCCGTAAGAGCCTGGCCGGAACCCGCTTCACCTCCCATGAGGAGCACGTCTACTGTGTGGACTGCTACAAGACCTCCGTGGCCAAGCAGTGCAACGGCTGTAAGAACCCCATCACAG GGTTTGGCCATGGGACCAACGTGGTGAACTATGAGGGCCACTCCTGGCATGAATACTGCTTCAACTGCAAGAAATGCTCCCTTTCCCTGGCCAACAAGCGCTTTGTCATCAACGGAGAGAACATCTACTGCCCTGATTGTGCTAAGAAGCTGTGA